One Micavibrio aeruginosavorus ARL-13 genomic window carries:
- the recF gene encoding DNA replication/repair protein RecF (All proteins in this family for which functions are known are DNA-binding proteins that assist the filamentation of RecA onto DNA for the initiation of recombination or recombinational repair.): MRDRGDMVYGKAMSFIETLHLNHFRCYDDGVLDGLKSGPVILCGPNGAGKTNVLEAVSFLAPGRGLRTAKIAELQKNDCIEKPWAISARVESAYGPVRIGTGRDGADDKRIVRINGENAKGGQSALAEYLSILWLTPQMDRLFTDAASGRRKFLDRMVFAFDPGHSGRMTRYENAMRQRSKLLQDGALGRTPDPAWLDALEITMAETGVSIAAARQDFVQRLQQAINRVPADLATLFPRAQLTLSGTMEELVRRVPALEVEEMARYQLRQSRMRDAQTGGAATGPHKSDLNVTYIAKAMPADQCSTGEQKALLIGIVLAHARMVAAERGAPPVLLMDEIAAHLDENRRAALYRQLLDLRAQVWMTGTDLALFDSVVDSATFIGVENGRLSPVFTRAVA, translated from the coding sequence GTGCGTGATCGCGGCGATATGGTCTATGGTAAGGCCATGAGCTTTATCGAAACCCTGCATCTCAATCACTTCCGTTGTTACGATGACGGCGTGCTGGACGGATTGAAATCCGGGCCGGTGATTTTGTGCGGGCCGAATGGTGCGGGCAAAACCAATGTGTTGGAAGCGGTATCGTTTCTGGCCCCGGGGCGCGGATTGCGCACCGCCAAAATTGCCGAATTGCAGAAAAATGATTGCATCGAAAAACCATGGGCGATTTCCGCCCGGGTTGAAAGTGCCTATGGTCCGGTACGCATTGGCACGGGGCGTGATGGTGCGGATGATAAACGCATCGTGCGCATCAACGGTGAAAATGCCAAGGGTGGACAATCGGCATTGGCGGAATATCTGTCCATTCTGTGGCTGACGCCGCAGATGGATCGGTTGTTTACTGATGCCGCATCGGGGCGTCGCAAGTTTCTGGATCGCATGGTCTTTGCCTTTGATCCCGGCCATTCCGGGCGCATGACGCGGTATGAAAACGCCATGCGGCAACGCTCGAAACTGTTGCAGGACGGGGCTTTAGGCCGGACTCCGGATCCTGCCTGGCTCGATGCATTGGAAATCACGATGGCTGAAACGGGCGTATCCATTGCCGCCGCGCGGCAGGATTTCGTCCAGCGCTTGCAACAGGCGATCAACCGCGTGCCCGCGGATTTGGCGACGTTGTTCCCGCGAGCGCAGCTCACGCTTTCCGGCACGATGGAGGAATTGGTTCGCCGCGTTCCCGCGTTGGAGGTTGAGGAAATGGCGCGATACCAATTGCGCCAAAGCCGCATGCGCGATGCGCAAACCGGCGGGGCGGCCACGGGCCCGCATAAATCGGATTTGAATGTGACCTATATCGCCAAGGCGATGCCGGCCGACCAATGTTCGACGGGCGAGCAAAAGGCCCTGTTGATCGGGATCGTTTTGGCCCATGCGCGCATGGTGGCCGCCGAACGTGGGGCGCCGCCGGTGTTGTTGATGGATGAAATCGCCGCCCATCTGGATGAAAACCGCCGCGCCGCCCTGTATCGTCAATTACTGGATTTGCGGGCGCAGGTCTGGATGACGGGCACGGATCTGGCCCTGTTCGATTCGGTGGTCGATTCCGCAACCTTTATCGGCGTGGAAAACGGGCGTTTAAGCCCGGTTTTTACCCGCGCCGTGGCGTAA
- the gyrB gene encoding DNA topoisomerase (ATP-hydrolyzing) subunit B: MSEPAQKNIMSNDDAAQNYSADSIKVLRGLDAVRKRPGMYIGDTDDGSGLHHMVYEVVDNGIDEALAGHSDLLIVTLNADGSATIRDNGRGIPVGIHAEEGVSAAEVIMTQLHAGGKFDQNSYKVSGGLHGVGVSVVNALSEWLELRIWREGKEWFMRFRHGEAEAPLKEVGDMKPGQRNGTEVTFLPSPATFTMTEFDFTTLEDRLRELAFLNSGVRITLRDNRGDAPRETEFFYEGGIESFVHYLNRNKTPIAKKPVYMRAEENNITVEVAMEWTDAYHETMQCFTNNIPQRDGGTHLQGFRNVLTRVLSKYAEEEGLLKKAKDLKITGDDMREGLTCVLSVKVPDPKFSSQTKDKLVSSEVRPVVESVVGEYLNIWLGENPVEAKKVVGKMIEAATAREAARKARDLTRRKGVMDISTLPGKLADCQERDPSKSEIFIVEGDSAGGSAKQARSRRNQAIMPLRGKILNVERARFDRVIGSQELGTLITALGTGIKDEFNIDKIRYHKIVIMTDADVDGAHIRTLLLTFFYRHMPEVIQRGYMYIAQPPLFKVKRGNSSEVYLKDEAALENYLIDAAIDDVVLGAGPSARGGNDLRDLMVRSRTVRNAINTLAQRIGNDDVVEQAAIAGAFDENVFANAELAGKICAAMADRLNAIAGPREKGWKVEFTPVGGYMATRTLRGVTDRVRIPAEQVRGAEGYRLAGVIDFLRENFSESADFVTKEGKVICTINGPMSLHTAVQEYGRKGLQIQRYKGLGEMNPEQLWETTLDPEVRTLLQVTIKDAQKADELFSTLMGDVVEPRREFIQNNALKVSNLDV, encoded by the coding sequence ATGAGCGAACCGGCCCAAAAGAACATCATGAGCAACGACGACGCCGCCCAAAATTATTCCGCAGATTCGATCAAGGTTTTGCGGGGTCTGGATGCCGTGCGCAAACGCCCGGGTATGTATATCGGTGATACCGATGACGGATCGGGTTTGCACCACATGGTGTACGAAGTCGTCGATAACGGTATCGACGAAGCCTTGGCCGGGCATTCCGATTTGCTGATCGTGACGCTGAACGCCGACGGGTCCGCCACCATTCGTGATAATGGTCGTGGTATTCCAGTTGGTATCCACGCGGAAGAGGGCGTGTCCGCCGCCGAAGTCATTATGACGCAATTGCACGCGGGCGGTAAGTTTGACCAGAACTCGTACAAAGTCTCCGGCGGTTTGCACGGCGTTGGCGTATCCGTTGTGAACGCGTTGTCCGAATGGCTGGAATTGCGCATCTGGCGCGAAGGCAAAGAATGGTTCATGCGCTTCCGCCACGGTGAGGCCGAGGCGCCGCTGAAAGAAGTGGGCGACATGAAACCGGGCCAACGCAATGGTACGGAAGTGACCTTCCTGCCTTCGCCCGCAACATTTACCATGACGGAATTTGATTTCACCACGTTGGAAGATCGCTTGCGTGAGTTGGCGTTCCTGAACTCTGGCGTGCGCATTACATTGCGCGATAACCGTGGCGACGCGCCGCGCGAAACCGAATTTTTCTACGAAGGCGGGATTGAAAGCTTCGTTCACTATCTGAACCGCAACAAAACACCGATCGCGAAAAAGCCGGTGTATATGCGCGCCGAAGAAAACAACATCACGGTCGAAGTTGCGATGGAATGGACCGATGCGTACCATGAAACCATGCAATGCTTCACCAACAACATTCCGCAGCGCGATGGCGGTACGCACTTGCAGGGCTTCCGTAACGTCCTGACCCGCGTGCTGTCAAAATATGCCGAGGAAGAAGGTCTGCTGAAAAAGGCAAAAGACCTGAAAATCACTGGCGATGACATGCGCGAAGGTTTGACCTGCGTCTTGTCGGTGAAGGTGCCGGACCCGAAATTCTCATCCCAGACGAAGGATAAATTGGTTTCATCCGAGGTGCGCCCGGTTGTTGAATCGGTCGTGGGTGAATATCTGAACATCTGGCTGGGTGAAAACCCGGTCGAGGCCAAAAAGGTCGTCGGCAAGATGATCGAGGCCGCCACCGCCCGTGAAGCCGCGCGGAAGGCCCGTGATCTGACCCGCCGCAAAGGTGTGATGGATATTTCCACCCTGCCGGGCAAGCTGGCCGATTGTCAGGAACGCGACCCGTCCAAATCCGAAATCTTCATTGTCGAGGGTGACTCGGCTGGTGGTTCGGCCAAGCAAGCCCGGTCCCGCCGGAACCAGGCCATTATGCCGTTGCGTGGTAAAATCCTGAACGTCGAACGCGCCCGTTTCGATCGCGTGATCGGCAGCCAGGAATTGGGCACGTTGATTACTGCGCTCGGGACCGGGATTAAAGATGAATTTAACATCGATAAAATCCGCTATCACAAAATTGTTATCATGACTGACGCGGACGTCGACGGTGCGCACATTCGGACGTTGCTTCTGACGTTCTTCTACCGCCACATGCCGGAAGTGATCCAACGCGGGTATATGTACATCGCCCAGCCGCCGCTGTTTAAAGTGAAGCGCGGCAATTCCAGCGAAGTGTATTTGAAAGATGAAGCCGCGTTGGAAAACTATCTGATCGATGCGGCGATTGATGATGTCGTTCTGGGCGCTGGCCCGTCGGCGCGCGGCGGTAACGATCTGCGTGATTTGATGGTGCGGTCCCGCACGGTCCGCAACGCGATCAACACGCTGGCGCAACGGATCGGCAATGATGATGTGGTTGAACAGGCCGCAATCGCCGGTGCGTTTGATGAAAACGTGTTTGCCAATGCGGAACTGGCTGGCAAAATCTGTGCCGCCATGGCGGATCGCCTGAACGCGATCGCCGGGCCAAGAGAAAAAGGCTGGAAAGTCGAATTTACCCCGGTGGGCGGTTATATGGCCACACGCACATTGCGCGGCGTGACCGACCGTGTTCGCATTCCGGCGGAACAGGTTCGCGGGGCCGAGGGCTATCGTCTGGCTGGTGTGATTGATTTCCTGCGTGAAAACTTCTCTGAATCAGCCGATTTTGTGACCAAGGAAGGCAAGGTTATCTGCACCATCAATGGCCCGATGAGCCTGCACACTGCGGTGCAGGAATATGGCCGCAAGGGTCTGCAGATCCAGCGCTATAAAGGTCTTGGTGAAATGAACCCGGAACAATTGTGGGAAACCACGTTGGACCCGGAGGTGCGCACCCTGTTGCAGGTGACGATTAAAGACGCGCAGAAGGCCGATGAATTGTTCTCGACCCTGATGGGTGACGTGGTTGAACCGCGTCGTGAGTTCATTCAGAACAACGCGCTGAAAGTATCCAACCTAGACGTTTAA